The Streptomyces sp. NBC_00306 sequence CGACAGCTCTCGCCCTGGCACTGCCGCAGCCCCGCCCTGGCCGCAGGATCGGTCAGCAACTCCACGGCGTCGCGGGCGATCGCGGCGAGCAGGGAGGCGCAGTCGGGTGCCGAACCGAGGGCCCGTACGAGCGTGCCGTCGGCGTGCCGGACGGCACGGGGGGCGGGCGGCGCGCCAGCCACGGCGAGGGCGTTCACCCGCTCCAGGGCGGATTCCGCGTACCGGCCGTCGATCTCGGCGCGTACCAACTGACTGAGTGCGCCGCGCAGTTCGACGAAACGGTCCGCCCAGCGGGCGTCCGCCTCACCGAGCGGCGTGCCGGCCGGCACCAGTCCGGCGCCGGTCAGCCAGCGCCCGAGCCGGCCTGCTCCGGCCAGCGGTTCACCCTCGCCCGGCTCGGCCTCCGCGGTCGCCATCAGGTCCAGGCAGAGGCGCCCGGAGTCGAACCGCCAGTCGTACGACGCCGTACCGGTCGCGCCTGCGGTCATGCGCCTGTCACCGCCTCGGGGTCACCGCCGGGTGTCCCCACCAGAGTGCCCGTCCGGAGGTGCGGCCGGAACCCCTCGTTCTGGTCCGTCCGGCCGCACCCGGGACCTCAGTCGCGGACGAGCGAGGGCGCGATGTCCTCATGGCGCTCGACCGGGGTCGCGCTGCGCGCCGCGGCGGGCTTCTTGCCGCAGAAGGCGGCCTCCAGCGTCAGCGGCATGACATTCAACACATCGCTGGTGTTGGACGTGTTCGCGGCGGAGGTGATGGTGCGCTTTCCGTCCTTCGAGGTGAAGGAGTACGTGTAGTAGCCCTGCACGGTGCCCGTGTGCCCGTAGACGGAGACACCGCAGGACAGATCACGGCGGCGCAGCCCGAGACCGTAGCCCTGGGTGCTGTTGACCGGCACCCACTCCTGCATCTGCGCCAGCCGGGCCGGGGACATCAGCTTCCCGCGCAGCAGGGCGGAGACGAAGGTGTTCAGGTCGTGGGTGCTGGAGATCATGGCACCGGCGCTCTGCGCCCAGGAGGCGGTCTGCCGGGTCGAGTCCACGAGCGGTGCGCCCGCCTCGTCGGGCCGGAGGTAGCCCTTGATGTGGCGGCCGGGGATCGCGGTGCCGGGGTGGACGTAGAAGGTGTCCGTCAGCTTCAGCGGCTTGATGATCCGGTCGCGGTACTCGGTCTGCACCGTGCGGCCGGTGGCCTTCTCGATCAGCATCCCGGCGACGACGAAGTTGGTGTTGGAGTACGCGTGGGTCGTGCCGGGCTCGACGGTGAGCGGCTTCCGCAGCGACAGCCTCACCAGCTCACGGTGGCTGAACACCTTGTTGCGCACGGCCTCGAAGCCCGGGACGGTCTTGGCGAACATCTCGTCGGTGTAGTCGTACAGCCCGCTGCGGTGGCTGAGCAGATGGCGCACCGTGATCCGGTCGTCCGGCAGCAGTCCGGGCAGATACGTGTTCACCGATGTGTCCAGGTCCAGGCGGCCCTCGTCGACGAGCTGGAGCACGACCACCGAGGTGAACGTCTTGGTGACGCTCCCGATCCGGAAGCGGTCGTCGGTGTTCATCGCCCGGCCGGTGGCCTTGTCCGCGACGCCCTCGGTCAGACGGCGGACCGCGCCGTGGTCGTCGATCCGGGCCATCGCGCCCGGGGCGCCCTTCGCGAGGGCCGAGCGCAGGGCCTCGCGCAGAGCGGTCAGATCGGGCGCCGGCAGCGTCGTGGCGCCGGCCGCCGCGCCTGCCGGTGCCACGCTGTCCGCGGCAGGGGCCGCCGGTGATGCGAAGGCGGTCGGTGCGGGGACTGCGAGGAGGGACAGCAGGGCGGCGCCCAGCGCCGTACCTCTGCCCACCATGCCTGCGACCATCAGGTTCTTCTCCCATGTCCGGTTGCGTACGGCAACGTCCGTTGCCGGCCGGGCCGCTGACGCGA is a genomic window containing:
- a CDS encoding CGNR zinc finger domain-containing protein — protein: MTAGATGTASYDWRFDSGRLCLDLMATAEAEPGEGEPLAGAGRLGRWLTGAGLVPAGTPLGEADARWADRFVELRGALSQLVRAEIDGRYAESALERVNALAVAGAPPAPRAVRHADGTLVRALGSAPDCASLLAAIARDAVELLTDPAARAGLRQCQGESCRRVYLDTSRGRRRRWCSSEVCGNRERVARHRRRASVARA
- a CDS encoding serine hydrolase domain-containing protein, encoding MVAGMVGRGTALGAALLSLLAVPAPTAFASPAAPAADSVAPAGAAAGATTLPAPDLTALREALRSALAKGAPGAMARIDDHGAVRRLTEGVADKATGRAMNTDDRFRIGSVTKTFTSVVVLQLVDEGRLDLDTSVNTYLPGLLPDDRITVRHLLSHRSGLYDYTDEMFAKTVPGFEAVRNKVFSHRELVRLSLRKPLTVEPGTTHAYSNTNFVVAGMLIEKATGRTVQTEYRDRIIKPLKLTDTFYVHPGTAIPGRHIKGYLRPDEAGAPLVDSTRQTASWAQSAGAMISSTHDLNTFVSALLRGKLMSPARLAQMQEWVPVNSTQGYGLGLRRRDLSCGVSVYGHTGTVQGYYTYSFTSKDGKRTITSAANTSNTSDVLNVMPLTLEAAFCGKKPAAARSATPVERHEDIAPSLVRD